The Impatiens glandulifera chromosome 8, dImpGla2.1, whole genome shotgun sequence genome includes a window with the following:
- the LOC124911333 gene encoding beta-glucosidase BoGH3B-like — MRKLLMNLLWLFFFLFCWQGATISEAKYVKYRDPKVAVDVRIRDLIRRMTLKEKIGQMIQIERTVASADVMKNHFIGSVLSEAGSEPVPKASAKTLINMVNEFQNGALSTRLGIPMFYGIDAVHGHNNVYNATIFPHNVGLGVTRDPKLIKRIGVATALEVRATGMQYAFSPCIAVCRDPRWGRCFESYSEDHQIVQAMTDIIPGLQGSAPADQMGFPFVDGKRKVAACAKHFVGDGGTVNGIDENNTVIDLKELFKIHMPAYIDSIKKGVSTIMLSYSSVNGVKMHSNRHLVTDYLKNKLKFMGIVISDWKGIDKITSPPHANYSYSIQAGILAGIDMVMVPYDFKEFINILTYQVKNKIIPISRINDAVRRILRVKFVMGLFEHPMAGYDLVNHLGSQEHRELARDAVRKSLVLLKNRDLANKPLLPLPKKGIRILVAGTHAHNLGYQCGGWTVTWEGVGGNNRIVGTSILRGVRKTVYPTTKVIYRENPDREFVNSGRFSHAIVVVGETPYVQSFGDSTNLTITEPGPTIINNVCGHRGDMKCVVIVVSGRPLVIEPYLSKIDALVAAWLPGSEGQGIADVVFGDYGFTGKLAQTWFKTVDQLPMNVGDPHYDPLFSFGFGLLTEPVEEKKFLK, encoded by the exons ATGAGAAAGCTTCTAATGAACCTGTTGTGgttgttcttcttcttgttttgctGGCAAGGTGCGACGATCTCCGAAGCAAAGTATGTCAAGTACAGAGATCCGAAAGTGGCGGTGGATGTAAGAATTAGGGATTTGATTAGAAGGATGACGTTGAAGGAGAAGATTGGACAGATGATTCAGATTGAACGGACGGTTGCTTCAGCCGATGTTATGAAGAATCATTTCATAG GAAGTGTATTAAGTGAAGCAGGAAGTGAACCAGTTCCGAAGGCCTCTGCAAAAACATTGATTAATATGGTAAACGAGTTCCAAAATGGCGCTCTTTCAACTCGTCTTGGAATTCCTATGTTTTACGGTATTGACGCTGTTCATGGCCACAATAACGTATACAATGCCACCATTTTCCCACACAATGTTGGCCTTGGAGTCACTAG GGATCCTAAACTTATTAAGAGAATTGGAGTTGCCACTGCTCTTGAAGTTAGAGCTACCGGAATGCAATATGCCTTTTCCCCATGTATTGCG GTTTGTAGGGATCCAAGATGGGGTCGTTGTTTCGAAAGTTACAGCGAAGATCATCAAATTGTTCAAGCAATGACAGATATCATACCAGGTTTACAAGGATCTGCCCCTGCTGATCAAATGGGGTTTCCATTTGTTGATGGAAA GAGAAAAGTTGCAGCATGTGCTAAGCACTTTGTGGGGGATGGAGGGACAGTAAATGGTATAGATGAGAACAACACAGTTATTGACTTAAAAGAGTTGTTTAAAATCCACATGCCTGCTTATATTGATTCCATCAAGAAGGGAGTTTCTACAATTATGCTATCTTATTCGAGTGTGAATGGAGTGAAGATGCATTCGAATCGCCATCTCGTGACTGATTACCTCAAGAACAAACTCAAGTTCATG GGAATTGTAATATCAGATTGGAAGGGGATTGATAAAATCACATCACCTCCACATGCTAATTACTCTTACTCAATTCAAGCTGGGATTTTAGCTGGAATTGATATG GTCATGGTCCCGTATGACTTCAAGGAATTCATCAATATCTTGACGTATCAAGTGAAGAACAAAATCATTCCTATTAGCAGGATTAATGATGCTGTAAGGAGGATCTTGAGAGTCAAATTTGTCATGGGTTTGTTCGAACATCCAATGGCTGGTTACGATTTGGTCAATCATCTAGGCAGCCAG GAACATCGAGAATTGGCTAGGGATGCTGTGAGGAAATCTCTTGTCCTACTAAAGAACCGAGATTTGGCTAATAAGCCTTTACTTCCTCTACCCAAAAAAGGCATAAGAATACTTGTTGCAGGTACTCATGCTCATAATTTGGGTTATCAATGTGGAGGATGGACAGTTACATGGGAGGGCGTTGGTGGGAATAACCGCATTGTGG GTACGTCTATATTAAGAGGCGTGAGAAAAACAGTCTATCCAACTACAAAAGTCATCTACCGAGAAAACCCAGATCGAGAATTTGTTAATTCAGGAAGATTCTCCCACGCCATTGTAGTTGTGGGTGAAACTCCATATGTTCAATCATTTGGTGATAGTACCAATCTGACAATAACTGAACCTGGTCCGACCATAATAAACAACGTTTGTGGCCACCGCGGCGATATGAAATGTGTGGTGATTGTTGTTTCTGGTCGTCCACTTGTAATTGAGCCTTATCTTTCGAAAATAGACGCACTTGTGGCAGCATGGCTGCCAGGATCGGAAGGACAAGGTATTGCCGATGTTGTATTTGGTGATTATGGATTCACTGGAAAACTTGCTCAAACTTGGTTCAAGACAGTTGATCAACTTCCAATGAATGTTGGTGATCCTCATTATGATCCACTTTTCTCTTTTGGGTTTGGATTGTTAACTGAACCCGTGGAGGAGAAGAAATTCTTAAAATGA
- the LOC124912073 gene encoding E3 ubiquitin-protein ligase RHF2A-like isoform X1, whose product MEEEVKSEVHLTSAAAFVEGGIQDPCDDACSICLEEFFESDPSSVTDCKHEFHLQCILEWCQRSSQCPMCWQSISLKDPSSQELLAAVEHERNIRLNPPRNTAIFHHPTLGDFELQHLPVSATDAELEERIIQHFAAAAAMGRARHIGRRGQRGRASAHGRPQFLVFSTQQNTPSVAPASSPTRTGEGELPPVLTDSGSSSELVTGHDFTQLTSSPYVHVTPVISASGSSGVSPIIHQGNSSTNQSSIQSSTNHHNRPGPSDLQSFSESVRSRFNTMSMRYKESITKGTRGWKERLFSRNSNNADVNSEVRREVNAATSDVSGPMEHPTRGDAARASGSSQQLTESGSSNVSEDGGSTQVVPAAGSASN is encoded by the exons ATGGAAGAGGAGGTAAAATCTGAGGTCCATCTGACATCAGCTGCTGCTTTTGTGGAAGGGGGAATTCAAGATCCTTGTGATGATGCTTGTAGCATATGTCTTGAAGAATTTTTTGAGAGTGATCCTTCTTCG GTAACTGATTGCAAGCATGAGTTTCATCTCCAGTGCATTCTTGAGTG GTGTCAGAGAAGCTCACAGTGTCCTATGTGTTGGCAATCTATTAGCCTAAAGGATCCGAGCAG CCAGGAGTTGCTTGCTGCTGTAGAACATGAGAGAAACATTCGACTAAATCCACCCAGGAATACTGCAATATTTCATCACCCAACACTCGGGGATTTTGAGTTACAGCAT CTGCCTGTCAGTGCTACTGATGCTGAACTTGAAGAGCGCATTATCCAACATTTTGCTGCGGCCGCTGCAATGGGAAGGGCACGTCATATTGGCAGAAGAGGTCAGAGGGGTAGAGCTTCAGCTCATGGTCGTCCACAATTCCTTGTATTCTCAACCCAACAAAATACACCATCTGTTGCTCCCGCCTCCTCTCCAACTCGCACTGGTGAAGGCGAACTTCCTCCTGTCTTAACCGACTCTGGTTCATCTTCAGAGTTAGTGACAGGGCATGATTTTACACAGTTGACTTCTTCACCTTATGTTCATGTTACTCCTGTTATATCAGCTTCTGGGTCAAGTGGTGTCTCTCCCATAATTCATCAAGGAAACTCATCAACAAACCA ATCTTCAATTCAATCTTCCACGAATCATCATAATAGACCAGGACCATCAGATTTGCAGTCATTTTCTGAGTCTGTTAGATCTCGATTCAACACAATGTCAATGAG ATACAAGGAGTCTATAACAAAGGGCACGAGGGGGTGGAAAGAAAGATTGTTCTCCCGCAACAGCAATAATGCAGATGTTAATTCTGAAGTAAGAAGAGAAGTCAATGCAGCAACGTCAGATGTATCTGGACCGATGGAGCATCCAACAAGAGGTGATGCGGCTAGAGCATCTGGCAGCAGCCAACAGCTTACAGAATCGGGTTCCAGCAATGTTTCTGAGGATGGTGGTAGTACACAAGTTGTACCGGCTGCAGGCTCTGCATCAAATTAA
- the LOC124912073 gene encoding E3 ubiquitin-protein ligase RHF2A-like isoform X2, with product MLSMTYLKWGLVLTATWNISSFCNVYRCQRSSQCPMCWQSISLKDPSSQELLAAVEHERNIRLNPPRNTAIFHHPTLGDFELQHLPVSATDAELEERIIQHFAAAAAMGRARHIGRRGQRGRASAHGRPQFLVFSTQQNTPSVAPASSPTRTGEGELPPVLTDSGSSSELVTGHDFTQLTSSPYVHVTPVISASGSSGVSPIIHQGNSSTNQSSIQSSTNHHNRPGPSDLQSFSESVRSRFNTMSMRYKESITKGTRGWKERLFSRNSNNADVNSEVRREVNAATSDVSGPMEHPTRGDAARASGSSQQLTESGSSNVSEDGGSTQVVPAAGSASN from the exons ATGCTTTCCATGACTTACCTAAAGTGGGGCTTGGTCCTTACTGCAACCTGGAACATAAGCAGTTTCTGCAACGTCTACAG GTGTCAGAGAAGCTCACAGTGTCCTATGTGTTGGCAATCTATTAGCCTAAAGGATCCGAGCAG CCAGGAGTTGCTTGCTGCTGTAGAACATGAGAGAAACATTCGACTAAATCCACCCAGGAATACTGCAATATTTCATCACCCAACACTCGGGGATTTTGAGTTACAGCAT CTGCCTGTCAGTGCTACTGATGCTGAACTTGAAGAGCGCATTATCCAACATTTTGCTGCGGCCGCTGCAATGGGAAGGGCACGTCATATTGGCAGAAGAGGTCAGAGGGGTAGAGCTTCAGCTCATGGTCGTCCACAATTCCTTGTATTCTCAACCCAACAAAATACACCATCTGTTGCTCCCGCCTCCTCTCCAACTCGCACTGGTGAAGGCGAACTTCCTCCTGTCTTAACCGACTCTGGTTCATCTTCAGAGTTAGTGACAGGGCATGATTTTACACAGTTGACTTCTTCACCTTATGTTCATGTTACTCCTGTTATATCAGCTTCTGGGTCAAGTGGTGTCTCTCCCATAATTCATCAAGGAAACTCATCAACAAACCA ATCTTCAATTCAATCTTCCACGAATCATCATAATAGACCAGGACCATCAGATTTGCAGTCATTTTCTGAGTCTGTTAGATCTCGATTCAACACAATGTCAATGAG ATACAAGGAGTCTATAACAAAGGGCACGAGGGGGTGGAAAGAAAGATTGTTCTCCCGCAACAGCAATAATGCAGATGTTAATTCTGAAGTAAGAAGAGAAGTCAATGCAGCAACGTCAGATGTATCTGGACCGATGGAGCATCCAACAAGAGGTGATGCGGCTAGAGCATCTGGCAGCAGCCAACAGCTTACAGAATCGGGTTCCAGCAATGTTTCTGAGGATGGTGGTAGTACACAAGTTGTACCGGCTGCAGGCTCTGCATCAAATTAA
- the LOC124911825 gene encoding protein transport protein SEC13 homolog B, which produces MPGQKVETGHNDTVHDVSMDYYGKRLATASSDATIKIIGVSNNSTSQNLATLTGHQGPVWQVAWAHPKFGSILASCSYDGRVIIWKESNPNEWIQAHVFTDHKSSVNSIAWAPHEVGLCLACGSSDGNISVFTARSDGTWDTTKIEQAHPVGVTSVSWAPSTAPGSLVGSGILDPVQKLASGGCDNTVKVWKLSNGSWRMDCFPALQKHTDWVRDVAWAPNLGLPKTTIASASQDGTVVIWTVAKEGDQWEGKVLKDFKTPVWRVSWSLTGNLLAVAAGDNNVTLWKEEVDGEWQQVTTVDQ; this is translated from the coding sequence ATGCCAGGACAGAAGGTCGAAACAGGTCATAATGATACAGTTCATGATGTATCCATGGATTACTATGGAAAGCGGTTGGCAACAGCTTCTTCAGACGCCACCATAAAAATAATAGGCGTAAGCAACAATTCAACCTCTCAAAATCTCGCCACTTTAACTGGCCATCAAGGTCCAGTTTGGCAAGTTGCATGGGCTCACCCCAAGTTCGGTTCAATCCTGGCTTCATGTTCCTACGACGGGAGAGTAATTATTTGGAAAGAAAGTAACCCAAACGAGTGGATACAGGCACATGTATTCACAGACCATAAATCATCGGTCAACTCTATCGCCTGGGCACCTCATGAAGTGGGCCTATGTTTAGCTTGTGGATCTTCAGACGGCAACATCTCAGTCTTCACTGCTAGATCTGATGGAACTTGGGACACAACCAAGATAGAACAAGCTCATCCTGTCGGTGTCACTTCAGTTTCATGGGCACCTTCAACTGCTCCCGGTTCTCTTGTAGGGTCTGGGATTCTGGATCCTGTTCAGAAACTGGCTTCAGGCGGGTGTGATAATACAGTTAAAGTTTGGAAGTTATCGAATGGGTCATGGAGGATGGACTGTTTTCCTGCTTTGCAGAAACATACAGATTGGGTTAGAGATGTAGCTTGGGCTCCCAACTTGGGACTTCCTAAAACCACCATTGCTAGTGCCTCACAAGATGGGACTGTGGTTATATGGACCGTGGCTAAGGAAGGGGATCAATGGGAGGGTAAAGTTTTGAAGGATTTTAAGACACCGGTTTGGAGGGTTTCGTGGTCTTTGACTGGGAACTTGCTGGCTGTGGCTGCTGGGGACAATAATGTTACGCTCTGGAAAGAAGAAGTTGATGGAGAATGGCAGCAGGTGACTACTGTCGATCAATAA